One genomic region from Sulfurimonas sp. encodes:
- a CDS encoding GDP-L-fucose synthase: MYIAGHNGLVGSAIFKNLQVKGYTNLVCRTHKELDLLNQSEVEKFFELEKPEYVIMAAAKVGGIVANNTYRADFIYENLQVQNNVIHQSYIHNIKKLLFLGSTCIYPKNASQPMKEDSLLTSPLEYTNEPYAIAKIAGIKMCESYNLQYSTNFISVMPTNLYGTNDNFNLETSHVLPALLRKIDDAKNTNQDSVEIWGSGAPRREFMYSEDMADACIFIMENVNFKDLYNKNDKEIRNTHINIGTGEDISIKELANIIKKIVGFKGVFHFNTDKPDGTMIKLTNPSKLNELGWKYKVDLEEGIKLMYSWYVDNKN, translated from the coding sequence ATATATATAGCTGGTCATAATGGATTAGTAGGCTCTGCCATTTTTAAAAATTTACAAGTAAAAGGTTATACAAATTTAGTTTGTCGCACACATAAAGAGTTGGATTTACTAAACCAAAGTGAAGTAGAAAAATTTTTCGAACTTGAAAAGCCAGAATATGTAATTATGGCTGCAGCAAAAGTTGGCGGGATAGTAGCAAATAATACTTATAGAGCAGACTTTATATATGAAAATTTACAGGTTCAAAATAATGTAATTCATCAAAGTTATATACATAATATAAAAAAATTACTATTTCTGGGCTCTACATGTATCTACCCTAAAAATGCTTCTCAGCCTATGAAGGAAGACTCATTGCTGACGTCTCCGTTAGAATATACAAATGAACCATATGCAATAGCAAAAATCGCAGGAATAAAGATGTGTGAAAGTTATAATTTGCAGTATAGTACAAATTTTATAAGTGTAATGCCAACCAATCTTTATGGCACAAATGATAATTTTAATCTTGAAACCTCACATGTCCTTCCTGCGTTACTTAGAAAAATAGATGATGCTAAAAATACAAATCAAGATAGTGTTGAAATATGGGGTAGTGGAGCTCCAAGAAGAGAATTTATGTATAGTGAAGATATGGCTGACGCTTGTATTTTTATTATGGAAAATGTAAATTTTAAAGATTTATATAATAAAAATGATAAAGAAATAAGGAATACACACATAAATATAGGAACTGGTGAAGATATATCAATTAAAGAATTGGCTAATATTATAAAAAAGATAGTTGGCTTTAAAGGTGTATTCCACTTTAATACTGATAAACCAGATGGAACAATGATAAAATTAACAAATCCATCAAAACTTAATGAACTTGGCTGGAAATATAAAGTTGATTTGGAAGAAGGTATTAAATTGATGTATTCATGGTACGTAGATAATAAAAACTGA
- a CDS encoding glycosyltransferase family protein has product MNLAILQARMSSTRLPNKVLKKVNGKELLAYECERLLKSKKIDKLIIATSNDKSDDAIENFGTENNIKVFRGSLDDVLSRYYECAKEFRDKENIDDLNIIRVTGDCPIIDTEVIDEVIKSFEENDCEYTSNTLTPTYPDGMDIEICTFSALEYTYKNATFKSDREHVTLYIKNSDKFKKFNYEAKNDFSNLRLTVDEQNDFDLIKNILENLYPVNHDFTYLDVISYMTKNPNLFFVNSNIQRDEGLDKSLKEDGRK; this is encoded by the coding sequence ATGAATTTAGCAATACTACAGGCTCGCATGAGTTCGACTAGATTACCTAATAAAGTATTAAAGAAAGTAAATGGTAAAGAGCTTTTAGCCTATGAATGTGAAAGACTTTTAAAATCTAAAAAAATTGATAAGCTAATTATTGCAACATCAAATGATAAAAGTGATGACGCAATAGAAAATTTTGGAACTGAGAATAATATAAAGGTGTTTAGAGGTTCATTAGATGATGTATTATCAAGATATTATGAATGTGCAAAAGAGTTTAGAGATAAAGAAAATATTGATGATTTAAATATTATAAGAGTTACTGGAGATTGTCCAATTATAGACACTGAAGTTATTGATGAAGTTATTAAATCTTTTGAAGAGAATGATTGTGAATATACTTCAAATACACTAACCCCAACATATCCAGATGGTATGGATATAGAAATTTGTACATTTTCTGCTCTAGAATATACATATAAAAATGCAACTTTTAAGTCAGATAGGGAGCATGTAACGCTATATATAAAAAATAGTGATAAGTTTAAAAAATTTAATTATGAAGCTAAAAATGATTTTTCTAATTTACGATTAACTGTAGACGAACAAAATGACTTTGATTTGATAAAAAATATTTTAGAAAACTTATATCCAGTTAATCATGATTTTACATATCTTGATGTTATATCATACATGACGAAGAATCCAAATTTATTTTTTGTAAACTCTAATATACAGAGAGATGAAGGCTTAGATAAATCACTAAAAGAAGATGGGAGAAAATAA
- a CDS encoding SDR family oxidoreductase — protein MKYKIAIIGGTGLLGSNLLKLYSSHDVISFSRMNAMNIDNLKNVIINFSFLDRDLTKYFVSWKPDIIINAVGLINLQLCEENFSLAYDVNVRIAKELALISSKLDTYFIHISTDHYYNDLKIKHNEKDEVLFLNYYSKTKYEAEIEVLKNHKKALVVRTNIIGFRNNNVDSFFEWLLKSMIKQDSINLFSNFYTSPISVREFGSILLKCFEKKLEGIYNISSSEVMDKYNFGIKIANRFEFTIANINKLEIKQNSASNLKRSLTLGLDVSKIESALDFKMPTISETVDSLYYEYKGK, from the coding sequence GTGAAATATAAAATAGCAATTATTGGTGGCACCGGATTACTTGGTTCTAATTTGTTAAAGTTATATTCAAGTCATGATGTAATTTCTTTTTCAAGAATGAATGCCATGAATATTGATAATTTAAAAAACGTAATTATTAATTTTAGTTTTTTAGATAGAGATTTGACAAAATATTTTGTATCTTGGAAACCAGATATTATAATTAATGCGGTAGGGTTAATTAACCTGCAATTGTGTGAAGAAAATTTTTCTTTAGCCTATGATGTGAATGTTAGAATAGCGAAAGAGTTAGCTTTAATATCTAGTAAACTTGATACATATTTTATACATATTTCAACTGACCATTACTATAATGATTTAAAAATAAAACATAATGAAAAAGATGAAGTTTTATTTTTAAATTATTATTCCAAAACAAAATATGAAGCAGAAATTGAAGTTTTAAAAAATCATAAAAAGGCATTAGTGGTTAGAACAAATATAATTGGTTTTAGAAATAACAATGTAGACTCTTTCTTTGAATGGTTGTTAAAATCAATGATAAAGCAAGATAGTATAAATTTATTTTCAAATTTTTATACATCACCTATAAGTGTTAGAGAGTTTGGTAGTATATTACTTAAATGTTTTGAAAAAAAGTTAGAAGGTATATATAACATATCATCTTCAGAAGTAATGGATAAGTATAATTTTGGTATAAAAATAGCAAATAGATTTGAATTTACAATCGCTAATATAAACAAATTAGAAATAAAACAGAATAGTGCTAGTAATTTAAAAAGATCATTGACTTTGGGTCTAGATGTTTCTAAAATAGAAAGTGCACTAGATTTTAAAATGCCTACAATTAGTGAAACTGTAGATAGTCTATATTATGAATATAAGGGAAAATAA
- a CDS encoding class I SAM-dependent methyltransferase gives MDTKIWTEESDNYTRRAIEVHGEELYNTSDRLESSKDVFDNISKFIKKPKSILDVGCAFGASIEALKDRFKEASFFGIDPGKESIQIASKNLSNDNISCINGFSHELPYEDDKFDIIIFSMVLQWIPRKKLIRTISEVDRVLKVGGIVCIQEFLANKPVTSQSRHDEEIYIFKDDYASFFTSYPWYKEVYRDLKKTEDGEDQQRNISIVKKYNIEDVYTLKQAAMEKV, from the coding sequence ATGGATACAAAAATATGGACAGAAGAAAGTGATAATTATACAAGAAGAGCTATTGAAGTTCATGGAGAAGAATTATATAACACTTCTGATAGGCTTGAGTCTTCAAAAGATGTATTTGATAATATAAGTAAATTTATAAAAAAACCTAAATCTATACTAGATGTTGGTTGTGCCTTTGGTGCTAGTATAGAAGCTTTAAAAGATAGATTTAAAGAGGCTTCTTTTTTTGGCATTGACCCTGGTAAAGAATCTATTCAAATAGCAAGTAAAAACTTATCAAATGACAATATATCATGCATAAATGGATTTAGTCATGAGTTGCCTTATGAAGATGATAAATTTGATATTATTATATTTTCAATGGTTTTACAATGGATACCTAGAAAAAAATTAATTAGAACCATTTCAGAAGTTGATAGAGTTCTAAAAGTCGGAGGAATAGTGTGTATACAAGAGTTTCTAGCAAATAAACCTGTAACTTCACAGTCTAGACATGATGAAGAAATTTATATATTTAAGGATGACTATGCATCTTTTTTTACTTCATATCCTTGGTATAAAGAAGTTTATAGAGATCTTAAAAAAACTGAAGATGGTGAAGACCAACAAAGAAATATTAGTATTGTCAAAAAATATAATATTGAAGATGTGTATACACTAAAGCAAGCTGCAATGGAGAAAGTATAA
- a CDS encoding aldo/keto reductase: MKTIKWNEYELSKLCLGTVQFGLDYGIANKSGEISQSSVNMILKYVVANEVNSFDTGSMYGNSEEKIGHFFKNQNKLNINIISKIKSDFFILDVDEAVKNISKSLNYLDIPSLFALLLHNCDALKNWTSNNDKLISVLKEQGLISYFGISIYTDKEFNLALKNKNVDVIQIPFNLLDQRAISKNWLVKAKEKNKLIFIRSVYLQGLILMDSNNIPDNLRKAKKYIEIIEEVSSELNITKNELALSFVDQMAKEAILLFGCDNLEQAIENTLNYSNLPELNDETLDYLTDSLSATEEDIYNPTKWNN; encoded by the coding sequence ATGAAAACAATTAAATGGAATGAGTACGAACTATCTAAACTTTGTTTGGGCACAGTTCAATTTGGCTTAGATTATGGCATAGCAAATAAGTCTGGAGAAATATCTCAAAGTAGTGTAAATATGATACTTAAATATGTAGTTGCTAATGAAGTAAATAGTTTTGATACCGGTTCTATGTATGGAAATAGTGAAGAGAAAATAGGTCATTTTTTTAAAAATCAGAATAAACTAAATATAAATATTATTTCAAAAATAAAATCAGATTTTTTTATATTAGACGTGGACGAAGCCGTAAAAAATATTAGTAAATCATTAAACTACTTGGACATCCCTTCACTCTTCGCATTACTCTTACATAATTGTGACGCACTTAAAAATTGGACTTCCAATAATGATAAGTTGATTTCAGTTCTTAAAGAACAAGGATTGATAAGTTACTTTGGTATCTCAATATATACAGATAAAGAGTTTAATTTAGCATTAAAAAACAAAAATGTTGATGTAATCCAAATTCCGTTTAACCTACTTGATCAAAGAGCAATATCAAAAAATTGGCTTGTGAAGGCAAAAGAAAAAAATAAATTGATTTTTATAAGAAGTGTTTATTTACAAGGTCTTATATTAATGGATTCTAATAATATACCAGATAATTTGAGAAAAGCAAAAAAATATATAGAAATCATAGAAGAAGTTTCTAGTGAATTAAATATAACAAAGAATGAGTTAGCATTGTCTTTTGTTGATCAAATGGCAAAAGAAGCTATTCTTTTATTTGGTTGCGATAATTTAGAACAAGCTATTGAAAATACTCTTAATTACAGTAACTTACCAGAATTAAATGATGAAACATTAGATTATTTAACTGATAGTTTATCTGCTACTGAAGAAGATATTTATAATCCAACGAAGTGGAATAATTAA
- a CDS encoding GNAT family protein, translating into MISGTNIGLRAIEKDDLPQLRQWRNNPELRKYFRETDEINIVNQEKWFETVIAKNSIHKMFSIVKLDTDELMGACGLCYIDSVNRSSDFSIYIGYDNLYIDDKYAVEAAELMKDYGFNVLNLHRLWAEIYSIDEPKKIFFNTLGFSLDGDFRETYWYDGQWHNSLFYSLLSTDENN; encoded by the coding sequence ATGATTAGTGGTACAAATATTGGATTAAGAGCTATTGAAAAAGATGATTTACCGCAATTAAGGCAATGGAGAAATAATCCAGAATTAAGAAAGTATTTTCGAGAAACCGATGAGATTAATATTGTAAATCAGGAAAAGTGGTTTGAAACTGTAATTGCTAAGAACTCTATCCACAAGATGTTCTCAATAGTTAAATTGGACACAGATGAACTAATGGGTGCGTGTGGACTTTGTTATATTGATAGTGTTAATAGAAGTTCAGATTTTTCTATATATATAGGTTACGATAATCTTTATATAGATGATAAATATGCTGTAGAAGCAGCAGAATTAATGAAGGATTATGGATTTAATGTATTGAATTTACATAGACTATGGGCTGAGATATATAGCATTGATGAACCTAAAAAGATCTTTTTTAATACATTGGGATTTTCATTGGACGGAGATTTCAGAGAGACATATTGGTATGATGGTCAATGGCATAATTCCTTATTTTATTCATTGTTGAGCACAGATGAAAACAATTAA
- a CDS encoding nucleotide sugar dehydrogenase: protein MKNKICVIGLGYVGLPLAHAFSEKYDVVGYDINNKRVNELNSGIDATLELTEEQVKKALSNGIRFSTNLEDIKECNIYIVTVPTPIDEQNEPDLTPIIKSTEAIAPVINKNDIVIYESTVYPGVTEEVCVPILEKISGLKFNEDFFCGYSPERINPGDKEHTVTKILKITSGSTPYIAKKVDELYKSIITAGTHLAPSIKVAEAAKVIENTQRDVNIALINELAMIFDIMDIDTNAVIDAAATKWNFIKLTPGLVGGHCIGVDPYYLTHKAQSLGYVPNLILGARQINNGMGKYVAERTIKLMIQKGINIKNSKVLILGITFKENCPDIRNTRVIDIIDELKDYGCDIDISDYWADETEVMNEYKLKLHNDMDINAYQAVVVAVAHDKYKSLKFNNEKQVVFDIKSILENSDGRL from the coding sequence GTGAAAAATAAGATATGTGTAATAGGCTTAGGTTATGTAGGTTTACCATTGGCTCATGCTTTTAGTGAAAAGTATGATGTTGTTGGCTATGATATAAATAATAAAAGAGTTAATGAGTTAAATAGTGGGATAGATGCAACCCTAGAACTAACTGAAGAGCAAGTTAAAAAAGCTCTTTCAAATGGTATTCGTTTTTCTACTAACTTAGAAGATATAAAAGAGTGCAATATATATATTGTAACAGTACCAACTCCAATAGATGAACAAAATGAACCAGATTTAACTCCTATAATAAAATCAACTGAAGCTATAGCCCCTGTAATTAATAAAAATGATATCGTTATATACGAGTCTACTGTATATCCAGGTGTAACAGAAGAAGTGTGTGTTCCAATATTAGAGAAGATAAGTGGACTGAAATTTAATGAGGATTTCTTTTGTGGATACTCTCCTGAGAGAATTAATCCAGGTGATAAAGAACATACAGTTACGAAGATACTTAAAATCACTTCAGGTTCAACTCCTTATATTGCAAAAAAAGTAGATGAATTATATAAATCAATCATAACAGCTGGAACTCATTTAGCTCCTTCTATTAAAGTTGCAGAAGCTGCTAAAGTTATAGAAAACACACAAAGAGATGTAAATATAGCACTTATTAATGAACTTGCTATGATATTTGATATTATGGATATCGATACAAATGCGGTAATAGATGCTGCTGCAACAAAGTGGAACTTTATAAAACTTACTCCAGGTTTAGTTGGTGGACATTGTATTGGGGTAGATCCTTATTACCTGACACATAAAGCACAATCATTAGGATATGTACCAAACTTGATACTAGGTGCAAGACAGATAAATAATGGCATGGGAAAATATGTAGCAGAGAGAACTATAAAGTTGATGATACAAAAGGGAATCAATATAAAAAATTCTAAAGTACTAATACTTGGAATTACATTTAAAGAAAATTGTCCAGACATTAGAAATACTAGAGTTATAGATATTATTGATGAACTTAAAGATTATGGATGTGATATTGACATAAGCGATTATTGGGCTGATGAAACTGAAGTGATGAATGAATACAAACTTAAATTACATAATGATATGGATATAAATGCTTATCAAGCAGTAGTTGTAGCAGTAGCTCATGATAAATATAAAAGTTTGAAATTTAATAATGAAAAGCAAGTTGTATTTGATATAAAATCTATATTAGAGAATAGTGATGGAAGACTATAA
- the gmd gene encoding GDP-mannose 4,6-dehydratase: protein MENKVALITGITGQDGSYLAEFLLKKGYIVHGIKRRSSLFNTDRIDHLYQDPHVENRNLILHYGDMTDSMNLTRIIQEVQPDEIYNLAAMSHVAVSFETPEYVANADGTGTLRILEAVKLLGLSNKTKIYQASTSELYGKVQETPQSETTPFYPRSPYAVAKMYAYWITVNYREAYGMFACNGILFNHESPVRGETFVTRKITRAASKIALGLQDKLYLGNLDAKRDWGHAKDYIKMMWMILQADKPEDWVIATGETTTVRDFVKMSFAYAGIELEFKGEGVDEKAFVVSCSNSNYQVEIGKEIVCVDPKYFRPTEVDLLLGDPSKAEKKLGWTREYKLEELVNDMMKSDLKLMTKDVYLQEGGYKTLSYFE, encoded by the coding sequence ATGGAAAATAAAGTAGCACTTATTACAGGTATAACAGGACAAGATGGTTCGTACCTTGCAGAATTCTTACTAAAAAAAGGTTATATAGTTCATGGCATAAAAAGAAGAAGCTCTCTTTTTAATACAGATAGAATAGACCACCTTTATCAAGACCCACATGTTGAAAATAGAAACTTGATATTACATTATGGTGATATGACGGATAGTATGAATCTTACTCGTATCATCCAAGAAGTTCAACCAGATGAAATTTATAATCTTGCTGCCATGAGTCATGTAGCAGTATCTTTTGAAACACCTGAATATGTAGCAAATGCAGATGGTACAGGAACACTTAGAATACTGGAAGCTGTGAAACTATTAGGCTTATCAAATAAAACAAAAATATATCAAGCATCTACATCTGAGCTATATGGAAAAGTACAGGAAACACCACAAAGTGAAACAACACCTTTTTATCCAAGAAGTCCATATGCTGTTGCTAAAATGTATGCGTACTGGATAACAGTAAACTACAGAGAAGCTTATGGAATGTTTGCCTGTAATGGGATACTTTTTAATCATGAGTCACCTGTAAGGGGTGAAACATTTGTAACAAGAAAAATAACTAGAGCAGCATCTAAAATTGCATTAGGTCTACAAGATAAACTTTATCTCGGTAATCTAGACGCAAAAAGAGACTGGGGACATGCAAAAGACTACATAAAAATGATGTGGATGATTTTGCAAGCAGATAAACCTGAAGACTGGGTAATCGCTACAGGAGAAACTACCACTGTTAGAGACTTTGTAAAGATGTCTTTTGCTTATGCAGGAATTGAGTTAGAATTCAAAGGTGAAGGTGTTGATGAAAAAGCATTTGTAGTATCTTGTTCAAATTCTAATTATCAAGTTGAAATAGGAAAAGAAATAGTGTGTGTTGATCCTAAATACTTTCGTCCTACAGAAGTTGATTTACTCTTAGGTGACCCTTCAAAAGCAGAGAAAAAACTAGGCTGGACGAGAGAATATAAACTAGAAGAGTTAGTAAATGATATGATGAAATCAGACCTAAAACTAATGACAAAAGACGTTTACCTTCAAGAGGGTGGATATAAAACTTTGAGTTATTTTGAGTAG
- the pseB gene encoding UDP-N-acetylglucosamine 4,6-dehydratase (inverting) has product MFNNKNLLITGGTGSFGKKCVEMILSKYRPNKIIIFSRDEVKQHGMSQVFNNDCMRYFIGDIRDAERLNEAMYEVDFVIHTAVLKNTLITEYNPVECIKTNVTGSENVIKAAIKNNVEKVISLSTGKAASPINLYGATKLTSDKLFVAANNMVGNHRTKFSVVRYGNVIGSRGSVIPFFKNLIKEGTESLPITDTGMTRFLITLSDGVEFVVKSFKRMHGGEIFVPKTSSIKITDLALFLAPELPHKIVGIRPGEKLHEVMCPSDDSHITLEFDDHFVIKPSIQILVKSDYLVNKLNEKGNVVKTGFEYNSGNNNDWFTKQSFLKVLMENGSEI; this is encoded by the coding sequence ATGTTTAATAATAAGAATTTATTAATTACAGGTGGAACGGGAAGTTTTGGTAAAAAGTGTGTAGAAATGATTTTATCTAAATATAGACCTAACAAAATAATTATATTTAGTAGGGATGAAGTAAAACAACATGGAATGTCTCAAGTTTTTAATAATGATTGTATGAGATACTTTATAGGTGATATTAGAGACGCAGAGAGATTGAATGAAGCAATGTATGAAGTAGATTTTGTTATTCATACAGCTGTGTTGAAAAATACTCTAATTACTGAATATAATCCTGTAGAGTGTATAAAAACAAATGTAACAGGAAGTGAAAATGTAATAAAAGCTGCAATAAAAAATAATGTTGAAAAAGTAATATCTTTGTCAACAGGTAAAGCAGCAAGTCCAATTAATCTTTATGGTGCTACAAAATTAACTTCAGATAAACTTTTTGTCGCAGCAAATAATATGGTAGGAAATCATAGAACTAAATTTTCAGTAGTTCGATATGGAAATGTTATAGGGAGTCGTGGTTCTGTTATTCCATTTTTTAAAAATTTAATTAAAGAAGGAACAGAATCACTACCAATAACGGATACTGGAATGACAAGATTTCTAATAACACTTTCTGATGGTGTAGAGTTTGTAGTTAAAAGTTTTAAAAGAATGCACGGTGGAGAAATATTTGTTCCTAAAACTTCTTCAATTAAAATAACAGATTTAGCATTATTTTTAGCTCCTGAATTGCCTCATAAAATCGTAGGTATTAGACCTGGGGAAAAACTACATGAAGTTATGTGTCCGTCTGATGATAGCCATATTACATTAGAATTTGATGATCATTTTGTTATTAAACCTAGTATTCAAATACTTGTTAAATCAGACTATTTAGTTAATAAGCTTAACGAAAAAGGTAATGTAGTTAAAACTGGGTTTGAGTATAATTCTGGAAATAATAATGATTGGTTTACTAAGCAATCTTTCTTAAAAGTACTTATGGAAAACGGTAGTGAAATATAA
- a CDS encoding N-acetylneuraminate synthase family protein — MNNNSFKIGNSEINADSKTYFIADIAANHGGDLEKAKELIYMAKEAGANAAKFQHFKAKTIVSDYGFKTLGSKASHQKAWTKSIYEVYEDAEVPLNWTETLFETCKKANIDFFTSPYDINEIDFIDKYIPAYKVGSGDITFHDIVMKMANYEKPILIATGASKLDEVIDLMQKVKKVNNDIVLMQCNTNYTANDENFKYIQLNVLKSYAQLFPNAILGLSDHTLGHTTVLGAVALGAKVIEKHFTDNNDLEGPDHKFSMNPKTWREMVDRTRELEYALGRSIKKVEDNEKETCILQRRCLRAVMDLKQGDIITSDMLEVLRPAPKGAILPYEINEIIGKKLNNNVVSGADIKWSDIKND, encoded by the coding sequence ATGAATAATAATAGTTTTAAAATAGGCAATAGTGAAATAAATGCAGACTCAAAAACATATTTTATAGCTGATATAGCAGCAAATCATGGTGGTGATTTAGAAAAAGCAAAAGAGTTGATTTATATGGCTAAAGAGGCTGGTGCTAATGCTGCAAAATTTCAACATTTTAAGGCAAAGACCATTGTAAGTGATTATGGTTTTAAAACACTTGGTTCTAAAGCAAGTCATCAAAAAGCTTGGACAAAGTCCATTTATGAGGTTTATGAAGATGCTGAAGTACCTTTAAACTGGACAGAAACACTTTTTGAAACATGTAAAAAAGCTAATATAGATTTTTTTACATCTCCTTATGATATAAATGAAATAGATTTTATTGATAAATATATACCTGCTTATAAAGTTGGTTCTGGAGATATTACATTTCATGATATTGTAATGAAAATGGCAAATTATGAAAAACCTATTTTAATTGCTACAGGCGCGTCAAAATTAGATGAAGTTATAGATTTAATGCAAAAAGTAAAAAAAGTTAATAATGATATTGTTTTAATGCAGTGTAATACAAACTATACTGCTAACGATGAAAACTTTAAATATATACAACTTAATGTATTAAAATCGTATGCACAACTATTTCCAAATGCAATATTAGGTTTATCTGATCATACGCTGGGACATACTACAGTTTTAGGAGCAGTTGCACTTGGGGCTAAAGTTATTGAAAAACATTTTACTGACAATAATGATTTAGAGGGACCTGACCATAAATTTTCAATGAATCCAAAGACTTGGAGAGAAATGGTTGATAGAACTAGAGAGCTGGAATATGCACTTGGAAGATCTATAAAAAAAGTTGAAGATAATGAAAAAGAAACTTGTATATTACAAAGACGTTGTTTAAGAGCGGTAATGGACTTGAAACAAGGTGATATTATCACAAGTGACATGTTGGAAGTTTTAAGACCAGCACCAAAAGGTGCAATTTTACCTTACGAAATAAATGAGATAATTGGTAAGAAACTTAACAATAATGTTGTATCTGGAGCAGATATTAAATGGAGTGATATTAAAAATGATTAG
- a CDS encoding mannose-1-phosphate guanylyltransferase/mannose-6-phosphate isomerase, with translation MTNIILCGGNGTRLWPISRTLMPKQFVKLFDTPGQPLLKGNSPSDKSLFQLTVERNSKVCDSQFIVSNTEQYFLAVDQLEELNKTKNKYLLEPIGRNTAPAIALSCMALEKDEIVLVTPSDHLIKNESEYKKVLNRAEELANDGFLVTFGIEPTFAETGFGYIESEGLDVKAFHEKPDAKTAEQYLEAGNYYWNSGMFCFKAGVFLEELKKYSPKIYEACEKAIGTDALASAKGKGETSLSNLIRIKHEEMLAIPEDSIDYAVMEKSSIVKVIASDIKWSDVGSFDSLFEELPKDENNNTINENHISINSKNNLIYGKERKIATVDIEDMIIVDTGDAILISKKGSSQKVKKVVAEIKKTTDLHNIHLTGHRPWGTYTVLEDSQGYKIKRIEVNPGKRLSLQRHKYRNEHWIIVSGVATITINEDTFVLNQNESTYIKAGNIHRLLNDTNEPLVIIEAQVGSYTGEDDIERIEDDYKRD, from the coding sequence ATGACAAATATAATTTTATGTGGTGGTAATGGAACAAGGTTGTGGCCAATAAGTAGAACACTTATGCCGAAACAGTTTGTAAAACTATTTGATACCCCAGGGCAGCCTCTCTTGAAGGGCAATTCACCTTCTGATAAATCACTATTTCAATTAACAGTTGAGAGAAACTCTAAAGTATGTGATAGTCAGTTTATAGTGTCAAATACAGAACAATACTTTTTAGCAGTGGATCAACTTGAAGAATTAAATAAAACTAAAAATAAATATTTACTAGAACCAATTGGAAGAAATACTGCACCTGCTATTGCTTTATCTTGTATGGCCTTAGAAAAAGATGAGATAGTATTAGTTACTCCATCTGATCATCTCATAAAAAATGAATCAGAATATAAGAAAGTCTTAAATAGAGCAGAAGAGTTAGCAAATGATGGTTTTCTTGTAACATTTGGTATTGAACCAACATTTGCTGAGACAGGATTTGGTTATATAGAGAGTGAAGGTTTAGATGTAAAAGCTTTTCATGAAAAACCAGATGCTAAAACTGCCGAGCAATATTTAGAAGCTGGGAACTATTATTGGAACAGTGGCATGTTTTGTTTTAAAGCAGGTGTATTTTTGGAAGAGCTTAAAAAATATTCTCCAAAGATTTATGAGGCATGTGAAAAAGCTATTGGAACCGATGCTTTAGCTTCGGCAAAAGGCAAGGGTGAAACCTCACTTTCGAATCTTATTAGAATTAAACATGAAGAAATGCTAGCTATTCCGGAAGACAGCATAGACTATGCCGTTATGGAAAAATCTAGTATTGTTAAAGTTATAGCTTCAGATATAAAATGGTCTGATGTTGGAAGTTTTGATTCTCTGTTTGAAGAACTACCAAAAGATGAAAATAATAATACAATAAATGAAAATCACATTTCAATAAATTCAAAAAATAACCTAATTTATGGGAAAGAAAGAAAAATAGCAACAGTAGATATTGAAGACATGATTATTGTTGATACTGGAGATGCTATACTAATAAGTAAGAAGGGGAGCTCTCAAAAAGTAAAAAAAGTTGTAGCAGAGATTAAAAAAACAACTGACTTGCATAATATCCATTTAACAGGTCATAGACCATGGGGAACATATACTGTACTTGAAGATTCCCAAGGTTATAAAATAAAACGGATAGAAGTAAACCCTGGCAAAAGATTAAGTCTACAAAGACATAAATATAGAAATGAACACTGGATAATTGTTAGTGGAGTAGCAACAATTACCATAAATGAAGATACATTTGTACTAAATCAAAATGAATCTACATATATAAAAGCAGGTAATATTCATAGACTTTTAAATGATACAAATGAACCATTAGTTATAATAGAAGCACAAGTAGGTAGTTATACTGGTGAAGATGATATAGAGAGAATTGAAGATGATTATAAAAGGGATTAG